The genomic interval TTAGTTTCCAGAGGTTGATGTCAGTGTAACTGGATTCCTCCAGTCTGGAAACAACTGGGAACAAGATGGCTGTTGAGGGTGGACTGGAAAACTGCTTTTCCAAACTCTCACAGAAGCTGGACTGAAGCCACCCAGAGAAAAACATGCAAGTATAAACTTTTCTTATATTTCGAAGCGTCTCTTTTTCCACACGAATACCTTCACTGCGTTTTTGTTGTTGTGGAAGTTTTCACTCGGATTTCATCGTAAAAGTGGATTTCAAGTTTTTAAAAGCTGAAACAATAACTGTTCAATAACTCTGACTTGACGGAAATCAAGTTCGAGACTTTCTGTTAGTGTTTAGTGTTAAAGAGCGACTAAAATGAAGACGTTTGTTCCTGTTAGGTTACTGTAACTGACACGATGAGCTCCAGTCGCGTCCGTCCTCAAGCACCGCAGGCCTCTCCGCCTTACGAAGGGATCGAGATGGAAAAGATGCATCATGAAGAGGTGGGCCTCGGAGTGCCCGATGAGAGCCCCTCTCCACCCACCTCCAGCTCCAGACAGGCGTGGAGCCGGGATAACCCAGTGTTCGAGCCGGAGGAGGGGATGATGGAGGCGGACTGGCCTCCTGCGAGCCCCGGCCGGAGGTCTGTGTCCACGGCGTCCAGCAGCAGCATCAGTGCGCGGATCAACAGAGGACTGTATCCAACTCCACCAGCACAAGAACACCGCAGCTGTGGGAAGAGGATACTGGAGAAAATGAGAGGTCAAACTTCTGCTAGCATTACTGTGGTTATGTTTCACTACACTGAAGACACAAACAACAAAacgattaataataataataataatcatcatctgaataaataagctttccattgatgtatgttttgttatgataggacgatatttggctgagatataactatttgagaatctggaatttgaggatgcacaaaaatctaaatattgagaaaaaacttttaaagttctccaaatgaattcttagcaatgcatattactaataaaaaattaagatttgatatatttacagtaggaaattgtaaatattttcatggaacatgttttttacttaatatcctaatgatttttgccataaaagaaaaagcgataattttgacccatactgtattgttggctattgttacaaattATATACCGTGCTACTTATGAgtgtttttgtgctccagggtctcaTAGAGTAAAACTTGTAATAGCCTTGCAAGGATGGGTTACACTTCAGATAAagttgctttttttatataaagggcAAAGATAATTTCTTTAGTAAAATGGTGAAAGGGtcttatttataattttcttaaATGAAGCATCCCAAAAATATCTACCATGGTTTTCACAAAAGGATCATTTGATACTGAACCCTTGAATAATGATGtttaaaattcatctttgcatcacaggaataagtgatatttaaaaataaataaataattatttaaatgtatttaaaatgaattatttattttttttaaagccaataatatttcacaatattactgcaaaATAAGGGTTAAAGAATAAgttgtattttataattaaaactatagttggtctgtatttttattattacttaatctTAATTTGTAAGTGAAAAGTGCCTAATCATATAGCTAGGTAAGCATGATTTTGTGAATTAATggaggatttctttttttttatctttttcagtGCTGTGGGATACCCGTCTTTTGGGTGAGAGCaacagcaacagagagatgtACCTGAAAACCGTCCTACGAGAAATGATCACCTACATCCTCTTTCTCGTCACCCTCTGCATATGTACGTCGAATATCAGACAGTTTCATGCTTGAATATGTCAATGCATACCatgttacattaatattttttattcttttacattTCCTTTGCCTAAATGTTAGAGTAATAGGCCTTAAAaatattgccatttgcagttacggaccgctcccggttaagaaacaaccaatcagagccgtggtccataatttttttttgtgttcaagatttacaaaatgtatataataagcgagtacaccatgaatccattttccaaaccgtgtttttatcttgtcctgaatcactacggtgcacctataataagtgtttatattcagactattttagatcgcttcgggggtaccgcggcggagtaacccagtacctttgtgattcttcatagacataaacagagagaagtagttccggctacaatgttttTCCGCaaaagcatcaaaagttaccgactacagcttaaaaaaaagtattttttttatttctttttttattgttacagtATAAGTTGCCATTCAGCATAAAGAATCAGATgtcataatggaaaaaaaaaatatgaccgTGACACTTGCTTGTACCATGCTTTACAgcttgagctacagaaacacaaataaatgaatccaTATTAAAAGTGCACAACATTTTATATAGTGAAAACTTTAGGAGCATCTAACTGCTCTCCAATATATGGAAGCCAATTTCtgtcactgaataaaaaataaaaaaggtaactgcgactttttatctcacaattctgactttttttctcataattgcatgatataaacacAATTGCGGGTTAAAAAGTCATGATTGTAAGATAgcagttctgagaaataaagtcagaattgcatgatttaAACTCGTAATTGCGAGACAAAGTTGTAATTCTGAGAAACAAAGTCAGAACGGTGAGATATAAACTAGCAATTCTGAGAACATATCAGTATCCCCCCCACAcccctaaaaaaattattttaactcgCATTTGCGCGTaataaagtcagaactgcgagatataaaaattgtgagatttaaagtcagaattgttagaaaaaagtcagaattgtgagtttttattttgcagttgTGACTTCAGATCTAgccattctgactttataactcgcaattgtgagtttatatcatgcaattctgagaaaaaaagtcagaattgtcattgcaataaacaatttttattcagtggcgaaAAACGGGCTTCCATACCAATACGCTCTACCATCTACAGAAACACAACATGTTATTCTGAAACACATTATTGATATTTGTATTAGTAACCTATGGAATGGTGAGCACCAACATGTACTACTACACCAAAGTCATGTCCCAACTCTTCTTGGATACACCACTGACAAACGGAGAACCCACGACCTTCAAGACCCTTTCAACCATGGAGGACTTCTGGAAAGTAATTATTCCACTGACTTGAATGCTCTTTAACAGTATGAAACTGCATATTAGTTCCAACTCCATCACAGATGTTAATGAAACCATTATCTGTAGTTCACAGAAGGCCCTTTTCTTGATGGCATGTACTGGGAGTTCTGGTACAACAGCAAGAGCCTCCCAGAAAACCAGAGTCTGATCTACTACGAGAACCTCCTGTTGGGCGTCCCACGTCTCCGGCAACTCAAAGTACGCAATGAGTCCTGTTCTGTCCATGAGGACCTGCGAGACGAGGTTTACGACTGCTACAGTGTCTATTCTCCTGCCAATGAGGACAAGTCACCATTCGGACCGAAGAATGGGACAGCGTATGTAACAATACTCATATATCTTGAACAATAAAATATTGGCTGATCTTTGGTCTTTTACTGGTAACAGTTTTgttattctgtttgtttgtcaGGTGGAGGTACTCAGAGGAGAGCAGGCTGGGTGAGAGCAGCTACTGGGGTCAGGTGTCGACCTATGGCGGTGGTGGATACTACCAGGACCTGTCACGCACTCGAGAGAAGTCAGCCAATCAGCTGCAGGAGTTAAAAAACAACCTGTGGTTGGACCGTGGCACTAGAGCAGTGTTCCTGGACTTCTCCGTCTACAATGGCAACGTTAACCTGTTTTGTATTGTGAGGTAATGAACTGAAGCGGTGTTAAAAGTGCATTAGATTTAATACTCTGTGTGGATTGTTACTATAAAAATGATTAAACCAAGAAtaccaaatatttcatttttgcaatTAATTATGCCCAAACCTTATAACATAGTCTCAATTTAACATATCAagctttttttgtaaacattttgtacttgtacttaaaaaaaaaaaaaagttttttcttgaTTGATTACATACTGAATTGTTACtgataaataactatttaaatgaaaattaataactACATAGGTTTATATATAGTGTAGATTTAACATTCTTCTACTTTTCTAGCTTTTCTGTACTTTTTACTTCTAAAGTATGAAGAACCTTGGATTAAAGTTTAGTATTTGTGATGGTTTAATTTGCCCACCATTTGAACACTCtttcttgcatttatttaatttaaatatattatatcatttaaacaacTATTTAAGCGTAAAACATTACAACCAAAGGCTGACAAACTCAAAAGATTTATAAAACAAAAGATTTTGGTGCCATGAATTAAGAGTTTGTTCCCTCATTTTAGTTAAATCCAGGTCACAATTTAACCGAAAAGAGGGAACAAATGAGCAAATTATGAGAACGACATGACTATGCAGTGtacttaaaacaattataattattttatgtaataagaTATAGCATAGCTTTAGCATCCATGCTTTACTTTTCTTGACTTCATATACGAGGTTTCCTCAAAGATCTGTCACTTTCTGCTTTGCTGCAGGTTGCTGGTGGAGTTTCCAGCCACAGGTGGCGCTGTGACCTCCTGGCAGTTCCAGACGGTGCGTCTCATCCGGTACGTGTCCAGCTGGGACTATTTTGTGGGGATGTGTGAAGTGGCCTTCTGCGTCTTTGTGCTGTATTACCTGGTGGAAGAAGTTCTAGAGATCCGCCTGCATCGTTTGCATTACTTCAAGAGCCTGTGGAACTGCTTGGATGTTCTCATCGTCGCAGTAGGTCAAAGTTCATAATGATAGATATCTGTGGTTTACTCCAGCCACTACTGACTGTGACACCTTGGTTTTTGTTCATCATCGTCACAGCTCAGTGTTCCAGCCATCATTATGAACATCTGCAGAACTTCAGCGGTCAGTCACAGACTTCACTTCCTGTTGGAGAACCACAGCACATACCCCAACTTTGAGCCGCTTGCTCGCCTTCAGGTTCACTTCAACAACCTGGCTGCCATCATTGTCTTCCTCTCATGGGTGAAGGTGAGGTCTCGTCTCAATATCTGACAtgtacaaaaactttttttgttgttgtcgtttcATCAGAATACAGCCATCTTGCTTTTCCCACAGCTTTTTAAGTTCATTAATTTCAACAAGACCATGAATCAGCTGTCCACCACCA from Carassius auratus strain Wakin chromosome 26, ASM336829v1, whole genome shotgun sequence carries:
- the LOC113044113 gene encoding polycystin-2-like isoform X2; translated protein: MQVTVTDTMSSSRVRPQAPQASPPYEGIEMEKMHHEEVGLGVPDESPSPPTSSSRQAWSRDNPVFEPEEGMMEADWPPASPGRRSVSTASSSSISARINRGLYPTPPAQEHRSCGKRILEKMRVLWDTRLLGESNSNREMYLKTVLREMITYILFLVTLCILTYGMVSTNMYYYTKVMSQLFLDTPLTNGEPTTFKTLSTMEDFWKFTEGPFLDGMYWEFWYNSKSLPENQSLIYYENLLLGVPRLRQLKVRNESCSVHEDLRDEVYDCYSVYSPANEDKSPFGPKNGTAWRYSEESRLGESSYWGQVSTYGGGGYYQDLSRTREKSANQLQELKNNLWLDRGTRAVFLDFSVYNGNVNLFCIVRLLVEFPATGGAVTSWQFQTVRLIRYVSSWDYFVGMCEVAFCVFVLYYLVEEVLEIRLHRLHYFKSLWNCLDVLIVALSVPAIIMNICRTSAVSHRLHFLLENHSTYPNFEPLARLQVHFNNLAAIIVFLSWVKLFKFINFNKTMNQLSTTMSRCAKDLMGFAIMFFIVFLAYAQLAYLVFGTQVNDFSTFQACIFTQFRIILGDFDFSEIEEADSVLGPIYFTTFVFFIFMILLNMFLAIINDTYSEVKADMAQQRSEMEITDLIKKGYNRAMVKLKLKKTSINDIPDSLHQAAGKLSFDELRQDLRGKGHSDAEIEAIFAKYDLDGDQELTEHEHQQMRDDLEKERDLDLEHSSLPRPVSGRSFSRSQDDSEEDDDEDSGHSSRRRGSSSGGVSYEEFQVLVRRVDRMEHSIGSIVSKIDAVIVKLEAMERAKMKRRDVLGRILDGVMEDERMGRDPELHREHMDKLVREELERWESDDTMSQVSHHQATPIIPSAQLRPRSSRSPSSLSNEGPDGAASGAAHM
- the LOC113044113 gene encoding polycystin-2-like isoform X1, producing the protein MQVTVTDTMSSSRVRPQAPQASPPYEGIEMEKMHHEEVGLGVPDESPSPPTSSSRQAWSRDNPVFEPEEGMMEADWPPASPGRRSVSTASSSSISARINRGLYPTPPAQEHRSCGKRILEKMRVLWDTRLLGESNSNREMYLKTVLREMITYILFLVTLCILTYGMVSTNMYYYTKVMSQLFLDTPLTNGEPTTFKTLSTMEDFWKFTEGPFLDGMYWEFWYNSKSLPENQSLIYYENLLLGVPRLRQLKVRNESCSVHEDLRDEVYDCYSVYSPANEDKSPFGPKNGTAWRYSEESRLGESSYWGQVSTYGGGGYYQDLSRTREKSANQLQELKNNLWLDRGTRAVFLDFSVYNGNVNLFCIVRLLVEFPATGGAVTSWQFQTVRLIRYVSSWDYFVGMCEVAFCVFVLYYLVEEVLEIRLHRLHYFKSLWNCLDVLIVALSVPAIIMNICRTSAVSHRLHFLLENHSTYPNFEPLARLQVHFNNLAAIIVFLSWVKLFKFINFNKTMNQLSTTMSRCAKDLMGFAIMFFIVFLAYAQLAYLVFGTQVNDFSTFQACIFTQFRIILGDFDFSEIEEADSVLGPIYFTTFVFFIFMILLNMFLAIINDTYSEVKADMAQQRSEMEITDLIKKGYNRAMVKLKLKKTSINDIPDSLHQAAGKLSFDELRQDLRGKGHSDAEIEAIFAKYDLDGDQELTEHEHQQMRDDLEKEREDLDLEHSSLPRPVSGRSFSRSQDDSEEDDDEDSGHSSRRRGSSSGGVSYEEFQVLVRRVDRMEHSIGSIVSKIDAVIVKLEAMERAKMKRRDVLGRILDGVMEDERMGRDPELHREHMDKLVREELERWESDDTMSQVSHHQATPIIPSAQLRPRSSRSPSSLSNEGPDGAASGAAHM